The Cryomorphaceae bacterium 1068 genome window below encodes:
- a CDS encoding DUF748 domain-containing protein produces MKTKYKWLLTGLVLLIGFRIALPFIMKGQINKNLDNIEGYNGAVADVDLQLYRGGFQIENLKIFEEASEKPEVPLVDLAHLDFSIEWRALLKGSFVGEVYLDSLLVNFTQRKSEEINDTDTTDARIELIKEIQSFNPIKINILEVKNSQLVYFDPTSEPVVDIELKEFYLRAENLGNVVNEDKDLPASLVFKSTTRDSGSIHLEAQMNYLMDPPDFDFDLEIERIDIPRFNEFFDAYANLDFESGYFNFYSEGKARDGEVEGYAKPLIEGLEVAKADSSEGLVKKIYRGAVEVGTDLFKNQEEDQIGTKVPISGSFNDSEVDILQSIWNFIKNAFFEAYRQEIERSISFNSGTDKEK; encoded by the coding sequence ATGAAAACAAAATATAAGTGGCTTTTGACCGGATTGGTTTTGTTGATTGGATTTCGAATTGCACTTCCATTTATCATGAAAGGCCAGATCAATAAAAATCTAGATAATATAGAAGGATATAACGGTGCTGTTGCAGATGTAGACTTACAACTCTACAGAGGTGGGTTTCAAATCGAAAATCTCAAAATATTCGAGGAGGCTTCTGAGAAACCTGAAGTACCCTTGGTAGATCTGGCCCATTTGGATTTCTCTATAGAGTGGCGGGCACTTCTTAAAGGTAGCTTCGTTGGAGAGGTATATTTGGATTCACTCTTAGTAAACTTCACCCAGAGAAAATCTGAGGAGATAAATGACACTGATACCACCGATGCACGAATCGAGCTCATCAAAGAAATTCAAAGTTTCAACCCAATTAAAATTAATATTCTGGAAGTAAAGAACAGCCAACTCGTCTATTTTGACCCAACCTCTGAGCCTGTTGTAGACATTGAATTGAAAGAATTCTATTTACGAGCAGAGAATTTGGGAAATGTGGTGAATGAAGACAAAGATCTTCCTGCTAGTTTGGTTTTTAAGTCAACCACCAGGGATAGCGGATCTATCCACTTGGAAGCTCAAATGAACTACCTCATGGATCCTCCTGATTTTGACTTCGATTTGGAAATAGAGAGAATCGACATCCCAAGATTCAATGAGTTTTTCGATGCTTACGCCAATCTCGATTTCGAAAGCGGCTACTTCAACTTTTATTCAGAAGGAAAAGCAAGAGACGGAGAAGTGGAAGGATACGCAAAACCATTAATAGAAGGTTTAGAAGTAGCGAAGGCAGACTCCTCAGAAGGACTCGTGAAAAAAATCTACAGAGGTGCTGTTGAAGTCGGAACTGACCTTTTTAAAAATCAAGAGGAAGATCAGATAGGAACCAAAGTGCCGATATCGGGATCCTTCAATGATAGTGAAGTCGACATACTGCAATCCATCTGGAATTTTATTAAAAACGCATTTTTTGAAGCTTACAGGCAAGAAATTGAGCGCTCAATAAGCTTTAACAGTGGGACCGATAAGGAGAAATAA
- a CDS encoding response regulator, giving the protein MSKIESSKKVLVVDDERDIGFLMKILLKSEGYEVQFVQTLDQAKEALERDDFHTVFLDLNLDNEYGLDLVPVIRSFDHQPTIAVITAQKELKIRKEVEDSNVDHLIEKPFNRKRILEVLSPPH; this is encoded by the coding sequence ATGAGCAAAATCGAAAGTTCAAAAAAAGTATTGGTAGTTGATGATGAGCGAGATATAGGTTTTTTAATGAAAATTCTACTTAAATCTGAGGGCTATGAAGTGCAATTTGTCCAGACATTAGATCAAGCTAAGGAAGCTTTGGAAAGAGATGACTTTCACACGGTTTTCTTGGATTTAAATCTTGACAATGAATATGGATTGGACTTAGTTCCCGTTATACGTAGTTTCGATCATCAGCCCACCATTGCAGTCATTACAGCTCAAAAAGAATTGAAGATAAGAAAGGAGGTAGAAGATAGTAATGTTGATCATTTGATTGAAAAACCATTTAACAGGAAGCGAATCTTGGAAGTCCTTTCACCTCCACACTAA
- a CDS encoding sigma-54 dependent transcriptional regulator: MDTNHHILVIDDEVDICLLLKRFLERKGFIVTTVHKGSDGLKAVSKTAFDLVISDFRLPDYNGLDLLKEMKALRPAVPFIIITGYSDIRMAVEVIKYGAFDYVTKPLYPEELLNMVNEALNQSEPAIKSSPTKQKASSTKSSGNNFKYHKGESAGSQSLYKNMTIVAPTPMSVLIHGETGTGKEFVAKEIHRLSERSDKPFVALDCGALPKDIAGSEFFGHEKGAFTGAVSSREGKFKLADGGTLFLDEIGNLSYEIQLKLLRVLQERKFTKVGGSKDTEVDVRILAATNENLRQAVNEGNFREDLYYRLNEFSLTLNPLRNRKDDIEVFTNLFIDQANEQLHRKVSGITDDVMDKFKSYSWPGNLRELKNVVKRAVLLTEGDTIELDSLPEEIKYGISHTDGPVDDSLKSVANHAERDRILSVLAQTGNNKSKAAKILNIDRKTLYNKLKLFDINPS; encoded by the coding sequence ATGGATACTAATCACCACATTCTCGTCATAGATGATGAAGTAGATATTTGTCTGCTTTTAAAGCGCTTTCTTGAAAGAAAGGGATTTATAGTTACTACGGTTCATAAAGGCTCAGACGGGCTTAAAGCTGTTTCGAAAACTGCTTTTGATTTGGTGATTAGCGATTTTAGATTACCTGATTATAATGGTCTTGACTTACTGAAGGAGATGAAAGCACTTCGACCAGCTGTACCTTTTATAATTATCACCGGATATTCAGATATTAGAATGGCCGTAGAGGTAATCAAGTATGGCGCGTTTGACTATGTCACAAAACCGCTTTACCCTGAGGAGCTTTTAAATATGGTTAATGAAGCCTTGAATCAAAGTGAACCAGCCATTAAATCTAGCCCTACAAAGCAAAAAGCTTCCTCGACTAAATCGAGTGGAAACAATTTTAAATATCACAAAGGAGAGAGCGCGGGATCTCAAAGTTTGTATAAGAATATGACGATTGTAGCGCCAACCCCGATGTCGGTGCTCATTCATGGAGAAACAGGAACAGGAAAAGAATTCGTTGCGAAGGAGATTCATCGCCTGAGCGAGCGAAGCGACAAGCCTTTCGTCGCCCTCGATTGTGGAGCTTTGCCGAAAGATATTGCAGGTAGCGAATTTTTCGGGCACGAGAAAGGAGCTTTCACAGGAGCTGTTTCTTCACGAGAAGGAAAATTTAAGTTGGCTGATGGAGGTACTTTGTTTTTGGATGAAATAGGAAACTTAAGCTATGAGATTCAATTGAAACTCCTTCGCGTCTTACAAGAACGAAAATTCACGAAAGTTGGTGGTTCTAAGGATACTGAGGTGGATGTTCGAATATTGGCGGCTACCAATGAAAATTTGAGACAAGCAGTCAACGAGGGCAATTTCAGAGAAGACCTATACTACCGGTTAAATGAGTTTAGTCTCACATTGAATCCATTGAGAAATAGAAAAGACGATATAGAAGTATTTACCAACCTTTTTATTGATCAAGCCAATGAACAATTGCATCGCAAAGTGTCTGGTATTACTGACGATGTGATGGATAAATTCAAGAGCTATTCATGGCCTGGAAACCTTCGCGAACTGAAGAATGTGGTAAAGCGAGCAGTCCTGCTGACGGAGGGTGATACGATAGAACTCGATTCGCTACCCGAGGAAATTAAGTATGGAATTTCACACACAGACGGGCCCGTAGACGATAGCCTGAAAAGTGTCGCCAATCACGCTGAAAGAGATCGGATATTGAGTGTTCTCGCGCAGACGGGTAACAACAAATCAAAAGCAGCCAAAATTCTCAATATTGATCGAAAGACCCTTTACAATAAGCTCAAGCTTTTTGATATCAATCCTTCATGA
- a CDS encoding ATP-binding protein: MSKISVLLISPSEAFRSRVEEFLFDKWDTRYSIEFIQDLNEDIPESDVALLDTSALPEQAIDFLAKSNFQLAPRPIILLVNQEPEGEVEYRTVKSLTADFLVKSRMTSSGLHNTIRYALETNNLKLELEQQQKRYSSLFYNAIEPAFFLDHEFTITGLNDAFLEVFKISKRLALGKEFFTFVKSGSSRKQLISRLRELKSGSIDQQVRFSIDENGVEFLGRLKLSLIRESVMHEGQLSNRIIAYHGTLINISHEERLNAVRKKSEKIAMTYRLARTMAHEIRNPLTNVNLAVDQLKEETNAIGDFEMYFDIIERCTKRIDGILSQLLSSSEQQVFKRTNFDVIALFKEVVKAIKDRSRLEGVELTAQYAITEAFLDGDVEKLRIAFTNLFTNALESMDKESKIIQSRVSLDANYVRIEVEDNGLGMDQQQLESLFDPFFTSKSSGVGLGLTSTQTIISEHQGEIEVESEKGVGSTFSIYLPIDG; encoded by the coding sequence ATGAGTAAAATATCAGTCCTTTTAATCAGTCCTTCTGAAGCGTTTCGGTCTAGGGTTGAAGAATTTCTTTTTGATAAATGGGACACCCGTTATTCAATAGAGTTTATCCAAGATTTAAACGAGGATATACCCGAGAGCGATGTGGCATTATTGGACACTTCGGCATTGCCTGAACAGGCAATTGACTTTTTGGCCAAGTCCAATTTTCAGCTTGCCCCGCGCCCAATTATTCTGCTTGTCAACCAGGAGCCTGAAGGAGAAGTAGAGTACAGAACGGTCAAATCCCTAACAGCTGATTTTTTAGTCAAGAGCCGAATGACATCTTCGGGCCTGCACAACACCATTAGGTACGCCTTAGAAACCAACAATCTGAAACTCGAATTAGAGCAACAACAAAAACGCTACTCTTCTCTCTTTTACAACGCGATAGAGCCTGCTTTTTTCTTGGACCATGAATTTACCATTACAGGTCTCAACGATGCTTTTCTCGAAGTATTTAAAATTTCAAAGAGACTAGCACTGGGGAAGGAGTTTTTCACATTTGTTAAGTCCGGTAGTAGTAGAAAACAATTGATTTCTCGTTTGAGAGAATTAAAATCAGGAAGCATCGATCAACAGGTGCGTTTTTCGATTGATGAAAATGGGGTAGAGTTTTTGGGAAGACTCAAGTTATCACTTATTCGAGAATCGGTGATGCATGAAGGCCAACTAAGTAATAGAATCATTGCATACCACGGTACTCTCATTAACATTTCACACGAGGAGAGGCTAAATGCAGTTCGTAAAAAATCCGAAAAAATAGCCATGACTTACCGTCTCGCACGAACGATGGCGCATGAGATAAGAAACCCATTGACCAATGTGAATCTGGCGGTAGATCAGCTCAAAGAGGAGACCAACGCTATTGGTGATTTTGAGATGTACTTTGATATCATCGAGAGATGCACCAAGCGAATCGATGGCATATTGAGTCAATTGCTCAGTTCATCTGAGCAACAAGTATTTAAACGGACCAACTTCGATGTAATAGCCCTATTTAAAGAGGTGGTCAAGGCGATCAAAGATCGTTCGCGCTTGGAAGGAGTTGAATTGACTGCTCAATACGCTATCACAGAAGCTTTTTTGGATGGTGATGTGGAAAAGCTGAGAATTGCATTTACCAATCTTTTTACCAATGCATTGGAAAGCATGGATAAGGAGTCTAAAATCATCCAGAGCCGTGTGAGCTTGGATGCAAATTATGTACGCATTGAAGTTGAGGATAACGGTTTGGGTATGGATCAGCAGCAATTGGAATCGCTTTTTGATCCTTTTTTTACCAGTAAATCCAGTGGTGTAGGTCTCGGTTTAACTTCAACCCAAACCATCATTTCTGAGCACCAAGGAGAAATAGAAGTAGAGAGCGAGAAAGGTGTCGGCTCAACCTTTTCCATTTACTTGCCCATCGACGGTTAG
- a CDS encoding PA2169 family four-helix-bundle protein: MTDILNNLLKVNLDAAKGYSYAAENIKNDNFRHFLKTYADQRKRYAEELKQEILDLGGEPVENTSLLGDLHQALVKIKDSVSSDKDEALLEECSRGEGEAIAQYEKVIETEPFSTELRKLIMTQYDKIRAARSTMDELARVV, encoded by the coding sequence ATGACTGATATACTCAATAATCTATTAAAAGTAAATCTAGATGCTGCCAAAGGATACAGCTATGCTGCAGAAAACATTAAAAACGACAATTTCCGTCACTTCTTAAAAACGTATGCCGATCAGAGAAAACGTTATGCGGAAGAACTGAAGCAGGAGATTTTGGATTTGGGTGGCGAGCCTGTTGAAAATACTTCATTGTTAGGAGATCTCCATCAAGCCTTGGTGAAAATAAAAGACTCAGTTTCTTCAGACAAAGATGAAGCACTATTGGAAGAGTGTAGCAGAGGTGAAGGCGAAGCAATCGCTCAATATGAGAAGGTGATCGAAACAGAACCTTTTAGTACAGAACTTAGAAAGCTCATAATGACGCAGTACGACAAAATCAGAGCTGCGCGAAGCACAATGGATGAATTAGCCAGAGTAGTGTAG
- a CDS encoding YtxH domain-containing protein, which translates to MSKGNNEILSFLLGTAIGVGAGLYLNSKNGKKLRKDAVHKISDMEQTIEEKVNKAYDNLKEQVNNAAGKVKDATKA; encoded by the coding sequence ATGAGCAAAGGAAATAATGAAATACTGTCATTTTTATTGGGAACTGCCATTGGAGTTGGAGCGGGTCTCTACCTCAATAGTAAAAACGGTAAAAAGTTGAGAAAAGACGCTGTCCACAAAATTTCTGATATGGAACAAACCATAGAAGAAAAAGTGAATAAAGCCTACGACAATTTGAAGGAACAGGTTAACAATGCAGCGGGCAAAGTTAAAGACGCAACAAAGGCATAA
- a CDS encoding AI-2E family transporter gives MKKESKNISLQKVFYSVVLIGVIIFLGSQLKAVAAPLVLSIILSLVILPLANWLERIGFNRLFSGITIVGVVALLVIGIGLVGVVQLKDLGSSIGDIENTFFSKLNRLTEILPQNFQPPKLREVDDIEKVLPEDLSFLGSFFGDALKVTGDVLTTLTLIPIFVFFILFYRGRISEFLEWIDSKGSGELTVATKESKEMVQSYLSGMGLVILINASLATGGLWAIGISYALLLGTLSALLTVIPYIGTFVGALIPIAFAFLTKDSLAYGFGVMALYAVIQFVENNFISPVILGNSVNVNPFASVLALLVMSQYWGVIGMVVAVPLMAVLVILFDHSSVLKPLNLLLKNDQ, from the coding sequence ATGAAAAAAGAATCAAAAAATATCAGCCTTCAAAAAGTATTCTACTCGGTTGTCCTGATTGGAGTCATCATTTTCTTAGGGAGTCAACTTAAAGCAGTTGCAGCTCCATTGGTGCTTTCCATCATACTTTCCTTGGTCATACTTCCATTGGCAAACTGGCTTGAGAGAATTGGGTTTAACAGATTGTTTAGCGGCATTACCATAGTAGGTGTGGTCGCATTACTGGTCATAGGAATAGGTCTTGTTGGCGTTGTTCAGCTTAAGGATTTGGGTTCCTCTATTGGTGACATTGAAAATACTTTCTTTTCCAAGTTAAATCGATTAACAGAGATTTTACCTCAGAATTTTCAGCCTCCAAAACTGCGTGAGGTCGATGATATCGAAAAGGTACTTCCGGAGGATCTTAGCTTTTTAGGATCATTCTTCGGCGACGCATTAAAAGTAACGGGAGATGTTCTCACTACCCTTACCCTGATTCCGATTTTCGTATTCTTCATCCTCTTCTACCGAGGTAGGATATCAGAATTCTTGGAATGGATTGACTCCAAAGGTTCAGGGGAACTAACAGTTGCTACCAAAGAATCTAAGGAGATGGTGCAAAGTTATCTTTCAGGTATGGGTTTGGTCATTTTAATCAACGCTTCCCTCGCTACAGGAGGCCTTTGGGCCATTGGAATTTCCTACGCGCTCTTGCTGGGTACGCTTTCCGCGCTCCTCACGGTGATACCTTATATCGGAACTTTTGTAGGGGCGCTTATTCCGATTGCCTTCGCATTTCTTACAAAGGACTCCTTGGCTTATGGTTTCGGTGTAATGGCTCTCTATGCGGTCATTCAGTTTGTAGAAAACAACTTTATTTCCCCAGTAATTCTGGGAAATAGCGTCAATGTCAATCCTTTTGCATCCGTGCTTGCACTGTTGGTAATGAGTCAGTATTGGGGAGTCATAGGAATGGTTGTAGCTGTTCCCTTAATGGCGGTCTTGGTTATTCTTTTCGATCATTCTTCCGTTCTGAAGCCACTAAATCTTTTATTGAAAAACGATCAATAG
- a CDS encoding type 1 glutamine amidotransferase, with product MKTLENKRVSILATDGFEESELTSPMNALKESGADVDIVSIKSGKIKSWKDGNWNMEIDVDKTLDEISSSEYNALMLPGGVINPDILRRNEKAVQFVRDFFDDHKPVSAICHGPQMLIEADVVKGRRMTSFGSISTDLINAGAHWVDEEVVTDHGLVTSRSPADLNAFNAKMVEEIREGQHAEQTA from the coding sequence ATGAAAACACTAGAAAATAAAAGAGTCTCCATCCTCGCAACTGATGGTTTCGAAGAATCAGAATTAACCTCACCGATGAATGCACTCAAAGAAAGCGGTGCTGATGTAGATATCGTATCCATTAAATCGGGAAAGATCAAAAGCTGGAAGGATGGAAACTGGAATATGGAAATAGATGTGGACAAAACGCTTGACGAAATCTCATCATCAGAATACAACGCATTGATGCTCCCCGGAGGAGTAATAAATCCTGATATTCTGAGAAGAAACGAAAAAGCTGTTCAGTTCGTCCGTGACTTTTTTGATGACCACAAACCCGTTTCTGCCATTTGCCATGGTCCGCAGATGCTCATTGAAGCCGATGTGGTTAAAGGAAGAAGAATGACATCATTCGGTTCGATTTCGACTGATCTTATAAACGCAGGCGCACACTGGGTGGATGAGGAAGTAGTGACCGATCATGGATTGGTAACCTCAAGATCTCCTGCCGACTTAAACGCATTCAATGCAAAAATGGTAGAAGAAATAAGAGAAGGTCAGCACGCTGAACAAACCGCATAA
- a CDS encoding hemerythrin domain-containing protein: MKNIFEQIREDHETQRALIQDLVETSGHSQTRKDLYEQLKHHLKIHADAEERYFYKPLFRDDLTQDKARHSVAEHHEIDELLEKLDNTEMDNSAWLSTAEKLKERVLHHLAEEEHEVFQMAGKALENSEKIKLGESYREMMEENA, from the coding sequence ATGAAAAATATATTCGAACAAATTAGAGAGGACCACGAAACACAGAGAGCGCTCATACAAGATTTAGTAGAAACTTCAGGGCATAGCCAAACGAGAAAGGACTTATACGAGCAATTAAAGCATCACCTTAAAATTCATGCTGACGCCGAAGAACGGTACTTCTACAAGCCGCTGTTCAGAGATGATTTAACTCAGGATAAAGCCAGACACAGTGTAGCCGAACACCACGAAATAGATGAGCTTCTTGAAAAATTAGACAATACGGAGATGGATAACTCAGCTTGGTTGAGTACAGCTGAGAAACTGAAGGAGAGAGTGCTTCATCACCTTGCCGAAGAAGAGCATGAAGTATTTCAGATGGCCGGTAAGGCTTTGGAAAATTCGGAAAAAATCAAATTGGGAGAATCCTACAGGGAAATGATGGAAGAGAATGCATAG
- a CDS encoding mechanosensitive ion channel family protein: MENQLFEPFNQIKDQLIDKFPSIFWGIISLTLLVFLGLGISWLAKNRLKRRVDDMLLVNFVGRIITISFFLLGIVFFLNAIGLGTAAGSLLAGAGVSAIILGFAFKDIGENFIAGFFLAFSRPFGIGDLIEVESVKGVVKAMSFRTTHVRTFDGQDIFLPNAMLVKNPLSNYTRDGLLRHKFVLGIDYGDNIGKAMQVVMGALKRMDELEQTNGLEPFVMIENFGTSTVNLGIYYWINSDKQKRGVITLKNEAMAAGLAALTEAGFSLPADIVELKIYQEGQPIPLRMME; this comes from the coding sequence ATGGAAAATCAACTTTTCGAGCCTTTCAATCAAATCAAAGATCAACTCATAGATAAGTTTCCTTCAATCTTCTGGGGGATAATCAGTCTTACCCTACTCGTTTTTTTGGGTCTGGGCATTAGCTGGCTAGCAAAGAACAGACTTAAAAGAAGGGTAGATGATATGTTGCTGGTGAACTTCGTCGGAAGAATTATCACCATCTCTTTTTTCCTCTTGGGAATTGTGTTCTTTTTGAATGCAATCGGCCTCGGCACAGCAGCAGGTAGCCTCCTGGCAGGTGCAGGTGTATCAGCCATTATTCTTGGTTTTGCCTTTAAGGACATCGGCGAAAACTTTATCGCCGGTTTTTTTCTGGCGTTCTCCAGACCTTTTGGGATTGGAGACTTGATAGAAGTAGAAAGTGTGAAAGGTGTAGTGAAAGCCATGAGTTTCCGAACAACTCACGTGCGAACTTTTGATGGACAGGACATATTCTTACCAAATGCTATGTTGGTGAAAAACCCCTTGTCCAATTATACCCGCGACGGATTATTGCGGCACAAGTTTGTTTTGGGAATAGACTATGGTGATAATATTGGCAAAGCCATGCAAGTGGTGATGGGCGCTTTGAAAAGAATGGATGAACTGGAGCAAACAAATGGGCTGGAGCCTTTCGTGATGATTGAAAACTTCGGAACAAGCACGGTAAATCTGGGAATCTACTATTGGATCAATTCCGATAAGCAAAAAAGAGGAGTAATCACATTGAAAAATGAAGCAATGGCTGCTGGATTAGCTGCACTCACCGAGGCTGGATTCAGCCTTCCGGCAGATATTGTAGAATTGAAAATTTACCAAGAGGGGCAACCGATCCCTCTTCGCATGATGGAGTAG
- a CDS encoding CsbD family protein has protein sequence MDSTQDKIRGNWNQLKGKLKQEYGELNDDDLTYAEGKEDELLGKIQEKTGKSKEQIKEFIDQL, from the coding sequence ATGGATTCTACACAAGATAAAATTAGAGGAAATTGGAATCAGCTAAAAGGAAAGCTCAAGCAAGAATACGGAGAGCTCAATGATGACGACCTAACATACGCTGAAGGAAAAGAAGATGAACTCTTAGGAAAAATTCAAGAAAAGACCGGAAAGTCTAAAGAACAGATCAAAGAGTTTATTGATCAACTATAG
- a CDS encoding formate/nitrite transporter family protein, protein MSDQPKESEEILKEQYASSIMEYRRSQSGLFLSAFTAGLEIGFSIVLMGLFYTTFVETVDKNALHLIVSLGYPLGFIFVIIGRSQLFTEQTSLAVIPFLKGVVNFSELMKLWGVVLMGNLIGGSLFAVFIAWIGPERDIISKEAFVEFAHVLTEPSWYVILGSAILAGWMMGLLGWLITTAQETISRVFMIVLVTFVIGYGKLHHCIVGTVELVGGYIHSVDPSLGDYGAALAFAILGNIIGGAFFVAGLKYSINEL, encoded by the coding sequence ATGTCAGATCAGCCGAAAGAAAGCGAAGAGATACTCAAGGAACAGTATGCATCCAGCATAATGGAGTACAGAAGGAGTCAATCCGGGTTATTCCTGAGCGCCTTTACGGCTGGTCTTGAGATTGGCTTCTCCATAGTATTGATGGGATTATTCTACACAACATTTGTAGAAACTGTGGACAAAAATGCGCTACACCTCATTGTTTCACTCGGCTATCCGCTGGGCTTCATATTCGTTATTATCGGAAGAAGCCAGCTTTTTACAGAACAGACTTCGCTGGCTGTCATTCCATTTTTAAAAGGCGTGGTCAACTTTAGTGAATTAATGAAACTATGGGGAGTAGTTCTTATGGGAAATCTAATCGGCGGTTCTCTTTTCGCCGTCTTCATCGCCTGGATAGGACCTGAAAGAGATATCATTAGCAAGGAAGCTTTTGTAGAGTTTGCTCATGTGCTTACCGAACCTTCTTGGTACGTCATCTTAGGAAGTGCTATTCTTGCCGGTTGGATGATGGGACTGCTTGGGTGGTTAATTACCACTGCACAAGAAACCATTAGTCGAGTCTTCATGATTGTCTTGGTCACATTTGTTATAGGATACGGCAAGCTCCATCACTGCATAGTAGGAACGGTAGAATTGGTAGGAGGATATATCCACTCTGTCGATCCAAGTTTGGGCGATTATGGAGCGGCTCTGGCCTTTGCCATTTTGGGCAATATTATCGGTGGAGCTTTCTTCGTAGCGGGATTAAAGTATTCGATAAATGAACTGTAA
- a CDS encoding hemolysin III family protein yields the protein MSDYPGVHEKANIISHLLGFLFGLVGLPFLVIAISESAETSVGDVAGGIVYGIGFLMVFGFSTLYHAQKETKPRMLMKIWDHISIYYLIAGTYTPFLLAYANPEDAKLMLWILWGLAFAGTVFKVFFTGKFRVVSTLIYLAMGWMVVFAPDSFSENLPQEQFYWIAAGGACYTIGAVFYLVKKIPFHHAIWHVFVLGGALCHYIGILKIFES from the coding sequence ATGTCAGACTACCCGGGCGTCCATGAAAAAGCCAATATCATTTCCCACCTGCTTGGATTCTTATTCGGGCTTGTGGGGTTGCCCTTTTTGGTAATAGCGATTTCCGAGTCTGCAGAGACCTCTGTGGGCGATGTAGCGGGAGGAATCGTCTATGGAATCGGTTTCCTTATGGTGTTCGGATTTTCGACACTTTACCACGCTCAGAAAGAAACCAAGCCCCGAATGCTGATGAAGATATGGGATCATATCAGCATCTACTATTTGATAGCGGGGACTTATACACCCTTTTTGCTGGCTTACGCCAACCCTGAGGATGCTAAGTTGATGCTCTGGATTCTTTGGGGACTCGCATTTGCAGGAACGGTCTTCAAAGTATTTTTCACGGGGAAGTTCAGGGTGGTCTCTACGTTAATTTACTTGGCCATGGGTTGGATGGTGGTATTCGCTCCCGATTCATTTAGCGAGAACTTGCCCCAAGAGCAATTTTACTGGATTGCTGCCGGTGGAGCCTGTTACACGATCGGTGCAGTATTTTACTTGGTCAAAAAAATTCCTTTTCACCACGCCATTTGGCATGTCTTTGTTCTCGGTGGAGCACTATGCCACTACATTGGCATTCTGAAAATATTTGAAAGTTAG